The Anaerolineae bacterium genome window below encodes:
- a CDS encoding MFS transporter: protein MHFPETPAEHSHLSQSSWHAAIRALDHHLERCAEGPLSPERLSCLRYFWLDGLFSAISDNFYVNFITLFALAYGATNGQVGLLTAIGSLIGAVALFPGARTAEWLGKWKALVVWTGGWFNRLALLGFVCLPFLVTEPSLAIAAIIALNAWRAFMGNFANPAWTALVADLVPRGMRGRYFGSRNMAMGLAALVVAPVAGQLIKAFNGWQGLPFLGYQVVFGLAFLFGILGTLSFLQISEPSRPTLEIQKRQRGSLRQAIQTSPGFLGFVISAFIWNLALQIAAPFFNVYLVNQLHGTTSIVGLLAGVSSFFSLVGQRVFGRLLDIKGALWVQLITGLLIPGLPLAWLFVTNPWQPLLINAFGGLLWAGYNLSNFNLLLELTPDDQRPVAVALYQTVVFVSAVIGPLLGGYLADTVSYKLIFGLSGIGRVLGMAAFLGLTARAAIRYGKGLPARSAVTVRS, encoded by the coding sequence ATGCATTTTCCCGAGACCCCGGCCGAGCATTCGCATCTATCCCAATCAAGCTGGCACGCTGCGATTCGGGCTCTGGATCATCACCTGGAGCGCTGTGCCGAAGGACCGCTTTCGCCGGAGAGGTTGTCCTGCCTGCGTTACTTTTGGCTGGATGGGCTCTTTAGCGCTATCAGCGACAACTTCTACGTTAACTTTATCACTCTCTTTGCCTTGGCGTATGGTGCCACCAATGGCCAGGTGGGCCTCTTAACGGCCATCGGAAGCCTGATAGGGGCTGTGGCGCTCTTCCCGGGCGCGCGTACCGCGGAATGGCTGGGGAAGTGGAAAGCGCTCGTAGTGTGGACAGGCGGTTGGTTTAATCGGCTGGCTCTGCTTGGATTTGTCTGCCTTCCCTTCCTGGTGACGGAGCCCTCCCTAGCCATTGCGGCCATCATCGCCCTGAACGCCTGGCGGGCATTCATGGGTAACTTTGCTAACCCTGCTTGGACGGCGTTGGTTGCAGATCTGGTACCCCGTGGGATGCGTGGACGCTATTTTGGCAGCCGGAACATGGCCATGGGCCTCGCGGCGCTCGTTGTAGCTCCAGTCGCCGGTCAGCTGATCAAGGCCTTTAACGGTTGGCAAGGCCTGCCTTTTCTAGGATACCAAGTGGTCTTCGGTTTGGCTTTCCTCTTCGGCATCTTGGGCACACTCTCGTTTCTGCAAATCTCAGAGCCCTCTCGCCCAACCTTAGAGATCCAAAAGCGACAGCGGGGAAGCTTACGCCAAGCCATTCAGACCAGTCCTGGTTTCCTTGGCTTTGTGATTAGCGCCTTCATCTGGAACCTGGCACTTCAAATCGCTGCCCCTTTCTTCAACGTGTACTTGGTAAACCAGCTGCATGGTACCACCTCGATCGTAGGCCTGTTAGCAGGTGTCAGCAGTTTCTTCTCCCTAGTAGGGCAACGCGTGTTCGGCCGCTTGCTGGACATAAAGGGTGCCTTGTGGGTTCAGTTGATCACTGGCCTGTTGATTCCTGGCCTACCGTTGGCGTGGCTATTCGTGACAAACCCTTGGCAGCCGCTTCTGATCAATGCTTTCGGCGGCCTGCTCTGGGCGGGGTACAATCTGTCTAACTTCAACCTGTTGTTGGAGCTCACGCCGGATGACCAGCGGCCGGTTGCTGTGGCCCTGTATCAAACGGTTGTCTTCGTCAGCGCAGTGATCGGGCCACTACTGGGGGGATATCTGGCCGACACCGTAAGCTATAAGTTGATCTTCGGACTGAGCGGTATCGGGCGCGTGTTAGGGATGGCGGCTTTTCTTGGGTTGACTGCGCGCGCAGCTATACGATACGGTAAGGGACTGCCGGCTCGCTCCGCTGTTACGGTGCGTTCGTGA
- the mfd gene encoding transcription-repair coupling factor, translated as MVRPSSVERTMNLSGLLDFLGHIEPFADLLEGIQAGKAFPIPLSIPTSARAYVCAAMVNRLARPALVITARMDLSILYAEQLRAWLPHPEVVFLLADPDALPYERVPWSRETRQMRMAALIALAQAQLPGLQVARDSSAPPVVVASARALMQMTIPVRELRSALRVLRRGQRVDLNGLLEAWVGLGYRSVALVEEPGTFSRRGGIVDIWPPNLPAPARLELFGDEVDSLRSFDPSTQRTQAHLDAILIGPATEALPRLGPTARERLAALDLSPCHPPARAEYEQEIDQLVAGVSCRGIEWYLPYLYTHPASPLHHLPVEALLILDDAAEIISTGMDLEGQAERLRRDLTATGELPENALPPYFQWTQLLPLIEARSPIILGYGGLDGRPAVCSSSLARAFASGPRYGGRMRQIVEELEAQRRAGGRLVLITRQAARLTELFGEMSVPVTTCDHIREPPSSNSIIIVPGQLPEGWLLRPERAQTDGDGYSPEPEPFVPLLSLLTDAELFGWSKPHLRRVTRTRAVAPEAFFADVQPGDYVVHMEHGIGIFRGLVKMEVDGTLREYLQVDYAQGDRLYVPVHQADRLSRYVGAADTPPILNRLGTADWNVVKQRAKKAVEDIAEELLRLYAQRELVPGHAFSEDSAWQQELEASFPYVETEDQLLAIEAVKHDMEQPRPMDRLICGDVGYGKTEVALRAAFKAVMDGKQVAVLVPTTVLAQQHYQTFVERLRPFPVNVEMLSRFRSRAEQQKVLEGLAKGSVDIVIGTHRLLSKDVRFKDLGLVIVDEEQRFGVVHKERLKQLRTEVDVLTLTATPIPRTLHMSLTGVRDLSTIDTPPEGRQPIRTMMAEYDETLIRQAILRELDRGGQVFFVHNRVQGIAQIARRLEKLVPEARFAIAHGQMPEKELEEVMWRFANGEVDVLVCTNIIESGLDIPNANTIIINRADHFGLAQLYQLRGRVGRGAVRAYAYLLYDRAKDLTPEARRRLEAIVEASELGAGFRVAMRDLELRGAGELLGTRQHGHIAAIGFDLYCRLLAQAVQEARERMSRNETALNQERADGHRTLLDDPIAPTVSLDLPLAAALPESYVPDASLRLQLYRRMAGLTSVHQVDDMEKELADRFGPLPPEARNLLYQMRVKILAVNAQVQAIAREEGQLVLRSDALEHMDREALQRRLGTRGRVARRAVWMPMREDWQINLLRVLELLAQTR; from the coding sequence ATGGTTCGTCCTTCGTCAGTAGAGCGAACCATGAACCTGAGCGGGTTGTTGGATTTTCTGGGACACATCGAGCCTTTTGCTGATCTATTGGAAGGCATTCAAGCAGGCAAGGCCTTCCCGATACCGCTGTCTATCCCGACGAGCGCGCGGGCATACGTGTGCGCTGCGATGGTAAATCGGCTGGCGCGGCCAGCGCTGGTGATAACCGCCCGCATGGACCTATCAATCCTATATGCTGAACAGTTACGCGCTTGGTTGCCTCATCCTGAGGTGGTGTTCTTGCTGGCTGACCCGGATGCGTTACCGTATGAGCGCGTGCCCTGGTCGCGCGAGACGCGGCAGATGCGCATGGCCGCGTTGATTGCTCTCGCCCAGGCACAGTTGCCTGGACTCCAGGTCGCCAGGGATAGCTCAGCTCCTCCTGTCGTAGTGGCCTCCGCTCGCGCCCTCATGCAGATGACCATCCCCGTTCGCGAGCTGCGATCTGCTCTACGCGTGCTTCGTCGCGGCCAGCGCGTGGACTTGAATGGGCTTCTGGAGGCCTGGGTGGGCTTGGGCTACCGATCCGTTGCTCTCGTGGAAGAGCCAGGCACCTTTAGTCGGCGTGGCGGCATCGTGGACATCTGGCCGCCCAACTTGCCCGCGCCGGCTCGCCTGGAGCTGTTCGGCGATGAGGTGGACAGCCTGCGCTCGTTCGACCCCTCGACTCAACGCACTCAAGCCCATCTGGACGCAATCCTGATCGGCCCAGCTACAGAGGCGCTGCCTCGGTTGGGACCGACAGCTCGCGAGCGGCTCGCCGCGCTCGATTTAAGCCCTTGTCATCCACCGGCGCGCGCGGAATATGAACAAGAGATAGACCAACTAGTAGCTGGTGTTTCCTGTCGTGGCATCGAGTGGTATCTACCTTACCTGTACACGCACCCCGCCTCGCCTTTGCACCACCTTCCGGTCGAGGCTCTGTTGATCTTGGACGATGCCGCCGAGATCATCTCGACAGGGATGGACCTAGAAGGACAGGCTGAGCGATTGCGTCGCGATCTTACGGCCACCGGCGAGCTACCCGAGAACGCCCTCCCGCCTTATTTTCAATGGACACAATTGCTGCCGCTGATCGAGGCGCGCTCTCCGATCATCCTAGGTTACGGAGGGCTCGACGGACGCCCGGCCGTCTGCTCGTCTTCGTTAGCGCGCGCCTTCGCCTCTGGGCCGCGATACGGCGGGCGAATGCGTCAGATCGTCGAAGAGTTAGAAGCCCAGCGACGAGCAGGTGGACGTCTAGTCCTGATCACGCGTCAGGCGGCACGGCTGACCGAGCTATTCGGCGAGATGAGTGTGCCTGTCACAACCTGTGATCATATAAGGGAGCCGCCGTCGTCTAACAGCATTATTATCGTCCCTGGCCAGTTGCCCGAGGGCTGGCTGCTCCGACCAGAACGGGCCCAGACTGATGGAGATGGCTACAGCCCTGAGCCGGAGCCTTTCGTTCCTCTGCTGTCGCTCCTGACCGATGCTGAACTGTTCGGATGGAGCAAGCCGCACCTGCGCCGCGTCACGCGTACCCGGGCTGTTGCACCTGAGGCTTTCTTCGCCGATGTACAACCAGGCGATTACGTAGTGCACATGGAACACGGCATCGGTATCTTCCGCGGCTTGGTCAAGATGGAGGTGGATGGCACTCTGCGCGAGTACCTGCAGGTGGATTATGCTCAGGGAGATCGGCTATACGTGCCCGTGCATCAGGCTGACCGACTCAGCCGTTACGTCGGAGCAGCTGACACACCCCCCATCCTAAACCGGCTGGGTACGGCCGACTGGAATGTAGTCAAGCAGCGCGCCAAGAAGGCCGTGGAAGACATTGCCGAAGAGCTGTTAAGACTCTACGCACAACGCGAGTTGGTCCCTGGTCACGCTTTCAGCGAAGACAGCGCCTGGCAACAGGAGCTGGAGGCCTCTTTCCCTTACGTGGAGACAGAGGATCAGCTCCTGGCCATCGAGGCGGTCAAGCACGATATGGAACAGCCGCGTCCCATGGATCGGCTGATCTGTGGCGATGTAGGCTATGGGAAAACGGAGGTGGCTCTACGTGCGGCGTTTAAGGCGGTGATGGATGGCAAACAGGTGGCCGTGTTGGTGCCTACTACCGTGCTCGCTCAGCAACACTATCAGACTTTCGTCGAGCGGCTGCGGCCATTCCCCGTCAATGTGGAGATGCTTTCTCGTTTTCGATCGCGCGCCGAGCAGCAGAAGGTGCTGGAAGGGCTGGCCAAGGGCTCGGTGGACATTGTCATCGGCACACATCGCCTGCTCTCCAAAGATGTTCGTTTCAAGGACCTGGGGCTGGTCATCGTGGACGAGGAGCAGCGTTTTGGCGTAGTTCATAAGGAGCGGCTGAAGCAGCTTCGCACTGAGGTGGACGTCCTTACTCTGACTGCTACCCCCATCCCGCGCACCCTGCACATGTCCCTAACGGGTGTACGCGATCTTAGCACGATTGATACACCGCCGGAGGGACGTCAGCCCATCCGAACGATGATGGCAGAATACGATGAGACGCTGATCCGTCAGGCCATCCTGCGCGAGCTGGACCGGGGCGGCCAGGTTTTCTTTGTGCATAACCGCGTGCAGGGGATCGCCCAGATCGCCCGTCGCCTGGAGAAGTTGGTGCCCGAAGCGCGCTTCGCCATCGCTCATGGACAGATGCCTGAGAAGGAGCTGGAAGAGGTGATGTGGCGCTTCGCCAATGGAGAAGTAGATGTGCTGGTCTGTACCAATATCATCGAGAGCGGGCTAGATATCCCTAACGCTAACACCATCATTATTAACAGGGCTGACCATTTCGGCCTAGCTCAGCTCTATCAGCTACGCGGCCGCGTGGGGCGAGGTGCCGTTCGCGCTTACGCATACTTGCTCTACGACCGCGCCAAGGACTTGACACCCGAGGCACGGCGACGACTTGAGGCGATTGTGGAGGCGAGTGAGCTAGGGGCCGGCTTCCGGGTGGCAATGCGGGATCTGGAGCTGCGCGGCGCCGGTGAGCTGTTAGGGACTCGGCAACATGGTCACATTGCGGCTATCGGGTTCGACCTATACTGTCGGCTGTTGGCTCAGGCCGTTCAGGAAGCCCGGGAACGCATGAGCCGTAACGAAACAGCCCTCAACCAGGAACGTGCGGACGGACATCGAACCTTGCTTGACGATCCCATTGCCCCCACCGTTTCACTCGATTTGCCGTTGGCGGCAGCCCTGCCCGAGAGCTATGTGCCAGACGCCTCGCTTCGCTTGCAACTATACCGTCGTATGGCCGGGCTGACCTCAGTTCACCAGGTGGATGACATGGAGAAGGAGTTGGCGGACCGCTTCGGTCCACTTCCCCCTGAGGCGCGCAACCTGCTTTACCAGATGCGTGTGAAGATCCTAGCTGTAAACGCTCAGGTCCAGGCCATTGCGCGCGAGGAGGGTCAATTGGTGCTGCGGTCTGATGCGCTGGAACACATGGACCGAGAGGCCCTACAGAGGCGGTTGGGCACTCGCGGGCGCGTGGCCCGGCGCGCCGTGTGGATGCCCATGCGTGAGGATTGGCAGATAAACCTCCTGCGCGTGCTGGAGCTTCTAGCACAGACGAGATGA
- a CDS encoding homoserine O-acetyltransferase, producing MSSNSLPDNGFGAPGTIGLVETQYFTFAEPPNELILESGEKLGPITLAYETYGHPNADRSNAILILHALSGDAHAAGYHTPEDRKPGWWHNAIGPGKMFDTNRYWVICSNVIGGCKGSTGPSSINPKTGKPYGLSFPVVTIGDMVNAQRHLIDHLGIDKLLTVVGGSMGGMQALQWAVSYPERVRSCISLAATARLSPQCIALNEVGRQAIYRDPNWNQGDYYDGPRPNAGLALARMIGHITYLSDKSMHRKFGRRLRNREKYGYDFSVEFEVESYLQYHGENFIKRFDANSYLYITKAMDYFDLTNGNGNLVRAFQPAAKVRFLVVSFTSDWLYPSYQSREIVSALKAVGADVTYCDVDSDYGHDAFLLEVDTLTELVRDFLARVCREEGIAVCAEPVRS from the coding sequence ATGAGCAGCAATTCACTGCCTGACAACGGTTTCGGAGCGCCGGGCACAATCGGCCTGGTCGAGACGCAATACTTCACCTTCGCTGAGCCGCCCAACGAGCTGATTTTAGAAAGCGGCGAGAAGTTAGGGCCGATCACCCTGGCTTATGAGACCTATGGTCATCCCAATGCGGACCGCTCCAATGCCATTTTGATCCTACATGCCCTTTCCGGTGACGCGCATGCGGCCGGCTATCACACGCCTGAAGACCGCAAGCCGGGTTGGTGGCATAACGCCATCGGCCCGGGCAAAATGTTCGACACAAACCGCTACTGGGTGATCTGCTCCAACGTGATCGGGGGTTGTAAGGGCAGCACAGGACCTTCGAGCATCAACCCCAAGACGGGCAAACCATACGGCCTTAGCTTCCCGGTCGTCACCATTGGCGACATGGTGAACGCGCAGCGGCATTTGATAGACCACTTGGGCATAGACAAGCTCCTGACCGTGGTTGGCGGCTCTATGGGAGGGATGCAGGCCCTCCAGTGGGCGGTGAGCTATCCCGAGCGCGTTCGTTCCTGTATTTCGCTGGCTGCCACGGCTCGTCTGTCCCCCCAATGCATCGCCCTAAACGAGGTGGGACGACAGGCGATTTATCGCGATCCTAACTGGAACCAAGGCGATTATTATGATGGGCCTCGGCCGAACGCCGGGCTGGCCTTGGCGCGCATGATCGGCCATATCACCTACCTCAGCGATAAGTCTATGCACCGCAAGTTCGGGCGACGGCTGCGCAACCGCGAGAAGTATGGCTATGACTTCTCCGTCGAGTTCGAAGTGGAAAGCTACCTGCAGTACCATGGTGAGAACTTCATCAAACGCTTCGACGCGAACAGCTATCTTTACATTACCAAGGCGATGGACTACTTCGACCTGACCAATGGCAACGGCAACCTGGTCAGAGCCTTCCAGCCGGCGGCGAAGGTGCGCTTCCTGGTGGTGTCGTTCACCTCTGACTGGCTGTACCCGTCGTACCAGTCGCGTGAGATTGTAAGCGCGCTCAAGGCTGTCGGCGCGGACGTCACCTACTGTGATGTGGATTCTGACTACGGACATGACGCCTTCCTGTTGGAGGTGGACACGCTCACCGAGCTGGTAAGGGACTTCTTGGCCCGGGTCTGCCGAGAGGAAGGGATCGCAGTGTGTGCGGAGCCTGTGCGCTCCTGA
- a CDS encoding bifunctional o-acetylhomoserine/o-acetylserine sulfhydrylase — protein sequence MTQNGHNGRQFGFTTRQLHAGQIPDPTTGARAVPIYQTTSYVFRDTDHAARLFALQEPGNIYTRIMNPTTDVFERRMADLEGGVGALAAASGHGAQTMAILTLCQAGDHIVSASTLYGGTFNQFNYTFPKLGIEVTMVDPSDPENFRRAIRDNTKLIFGETLGNPRINVFPFEEVAAIAREYRIPLMIDNTFATPYLCRPFEWGANIVVHSTTKFIGGHGTAIGGVIVDGGNFDWRGSGRFPNFTEPDGSYHGLIYADLGAPAFIIKARVQMLRDLGICQAPFNSWLFLQGLETLSLRMERHVANAQKVAEFLEDHPQVTWVTYPGLPSHPDHERAKKYLPKGAGAVLGFGIKGGREAGRRFIDSLKLFSHLANVGDAKSLAIHPATTTHSQLTEEEQARAGVTPDFVRLSVGLEDIEDILWDLDQALAAAASA from the coding sequence ATGACTCAAAACGGACACAACGGACGCCAGTTTGGTTTCACCACTCGCCAGCTGCATGCGGGACAGATCCCTGACCCCACCACCGGCGCGCGAGCCGTGCCGATTTATCAGACCACTTCTTATGTCTTTCGGGACACGGACCACGCGGCTCGGTTGTTCGCTTTGCAGGAGCCCGGCAATATCTACACACGCATCATGAACCCCACTACTGACGTCTTCGAGCGACGCATGGCCGATCTGGAAGGAGGTGTGGGGGCGTTGGCAGCGGCCTCGGGGCATGGAGCGCAAACCATGGCGATCCTTACCCTTTGCCAGGCTGGCGATCACATCGTTTCCGCCTCCACTTTGTACGGCGGCACGTTCAACCAATTCAACTACACGTTTCCTAAACTGGGCATCGAGGTGACGATGGTGGACCCGAGCGACCCGGAGAACTTCCGACGCGCCATCCGCGACAACACCAAGCTCATCTTCGGTGAGACCCTAGGCAATCCGAGGATCAACGTTTTCCCCTTCGAAGAGGTGGCAGCGATCGCGCGCGAATACCGCATCCCGCTGATGATTGACAACACCTTCGCTACGCCTTACCTGTGCCGGCCGTTCGAGTGGGGAGCGAACATCGTGGTCCATTCCACCACCAAGTTCATCGGTGGCCACGGGACCGCCATCGGCGGTGTAATCGTGGACGGGGGCAACTTCGATTGGCGCGGCAGCGGGCGTTTTCCCAACTTCACCGAGCCAGACGGGAGCTATCACGGCCTGATATATGCGGACCTGGGCGCGCCAGCCTTCATTATCAAGGCGCGCGTTCAGATGCTCCGCGATCTGGGCATTTGCCAGGCGCCGTTTAACTCCTGGCTCTTTTTGCAAGGGCTGGAGACGTTGAGCCTTCGCATGGAACGACATGTAGCCAACGCGCAGAAGGTCGCGGAGTTTCTAGAGGATCATCCACAGGTCACCTGGGTGACTTATCCTGGCCTGCCCAGCCATCCCGATCACGAACGGGCTAAGAAATATCTTCCCAAGGGTGCTGGCGCTGTCCTCGGCTTCGGCATCAAAGGTGGGCGCGAGGCCGGCCGGCGCTTCATTGACAGCTTGAAGCTGTTCTCGCACTTGGCGAACGTGGGCGATGCCAAGTCGCTGGCGATCCATCCCGCCACCACCACACACAGCCAGCTCACCGAGGAAGAGCAGGCGCGGGCAGGCGTCACGCCCGACTTCGTTCGCCTTTCGGTCGGCCTGGAGGATATCGAGGATATCTTGTGGGACCTGGATCAGGCGTTAGCAGCTGCGGCGAGCGCCTAA
- the mutY gene encoding A/G-specific adenine glycosylase, producing MDYPEIAHRLIAWYGQRQRPLPWRTAPAGQRDPYVVWVSEVMAQQTRVETVIGYFQRWMERFPTVEALAAAELPEVLKLWEGLGYYARARNLHRAAREVVGKFGGQLPPRRSDLLRLPGIGPYTAGAILSMAFGQPEPAVDGNVKRVLSRLADIARPIQETAVVVQLWELARALVTAAPPGEAGSVNEALMELGSLVCLAAIPQCLLCPLNDLCLAAARGTQAERPVTAPRRRAPHFDVAAGVIWREEPFASPLLIAQRPLNGMLGGLWEFPGGKRKPEDADLPACLRREIEEELGIIIEVGDRIAVISHAYTHFRITLHAYHARYRAGEPRAVGCADWRWTRLDELDTFPFSVPDRKIIAILRAACTPT from the coding sequence ATGGATTACCCCGAAATCGCCCACCGGTTGATCGCCTGGTATGGTCAAAGGCAACGGCCGTTGCCGTGGCGGACTGCCCCGGCCGGTCAGCGCGACCCGTATGTCGTCTGGGTCAGTGAGGTGATGGCTCAGCAAACCCGGGTCGAGACAGTGATCGGCTACTTCCAGCGCTGGATGGAGCGGTTCCCGACGGTGGAGGCGCTAGCCGCTGCGGAGCTGCCGGAGGTCTTGAAGCTATGGGAGGGGCTGGGCTACTATGCCCGTGCTCGCAACCTGCATCGGGCTGCCCGGGAGGTTGTCGGGAAGTTCGGTGGTCAGTTGCCTCCCCGGCGATCCGACCTGCTTCGACTACCGGGCATCGGCCCATATACGGCCGGCGCAATCCTGAGCATGGCCTTTGGACAGCCGGAGCCGGCGGTGGATGGCAACGTGAAGCGCGTGTTGAGCCGCTTGGCGGATATCGCTCGGCCTATCCAGGAGACTGCTGTAGTGGTGCAGTTATGGGAGCTGGCCCGTGCGCTGGTAACCGCGGCGCCCCCTGGCGAGGCGGGCAGCGTCAACGAAGCACTGATGGAGTTAGGATCTCTCGTCTGCCTCGCGGCCATCCCGCAGTGCCTGCTGTGTCCTCTGAACGATCTGTGCCTAGCCGCTGCGCGGGGCACGCAGGCAGAACGGCCGGTCACCGCGCCGCGCCGGCGTGCGCCTCACTTCGATGTGGCTGCTGGCGTCATCTGGCGAGAGGAGCCGTTCGCCTCGCCATTACTGATCGCGCAGCGCCCCCTGAACGGGATGCTGGGCGGGCTATGGGAATTTCCCGGCGGCAAGCGGAAGCCGGAGGACGCTGATCTGCCAGCCTGTCTGCGCCGTGAGATCGAGGAGGAGCTGGGGATCATAATCGAAGTGGGTGATCGGATCGCAGTGATCTCGCACGCATACACTCACTTTCGCATCACCCTGCACGCTTATCACGCTCGCTATCGTGCAGGCGAGCCAAGAGCCGTTGGCTGCGCAGACTGGCGATGGACGCGCTTAGACGAGTTAGACACATTCCCCTTCTCCGTCCCCGATCGCAAGATTATCGCTATCCTCAGGGCTGCCTGCACGCCGACATAA
- the glnA gene encoding type I glutamate--ammonia ligase, with the protein MKRDRAEIERVEEIIARAGVQFINLQFTDIVGIVKQVTIPVSEWKIAVDYGIWFDGSSIEGFARIAESDMYLVPDLSTFAVIPWESEGLVTARCICDVYTPKGEPFAGDPRYVLKRVVAEAEEMGFVYHTGPELEFFLFRPGPDGNPTTNPHDLAGYFDVSTDLAHNVRRQMVKALNGFGIAVEAAHHEVAVGQHEIDFRYGPAVTTADNAVTLRVTLKAIAQRNGLYCTFMPKPVAGIAGSGMHTHQSLTYKDTGKNAFADPNDEYGLSTIAKQFIAGQLAHARGMSAVIAPLVNSYKRLVPGYEAPVYISWARINRSALIRIPRVHPDRPESTRIELRCPDPSANPYLAFAVMLAAGLDGIRNQMEPPPPAEENLYEIGSARSRLQMMPRSLDEALNALEADEVIQAALGSHVYERYIEAKRLEWEEYRVSVSRWELDRYLAIY; encoded by the coding sequence ATGAAGCGCGATCGCGCAGAGATCGAACGCGTCGAAGAGATCATCGCCAGAGCAGGCGTCCAGTTCATCAATCTCCAGTTCACGGACATCGTGGGCATCGTCAAGCAAGTGACGATCCCAGTCAGCGAGTGGAAGATCGCTGTAGACTATGGCATCTGGTTTGACGGCTCGTCTATTGAGGGGTTTGCGCGCATTGCCGAGAGCGACATGTACCTGGTGCCCGACTTGAGCACTTTCGCTGTGATCCCGTGGGAGTCAGAAGGTCTGGTCACCGCCCGTTGTATCTGTGACGTGTACACTCCCAAGGGCGAGCCGTTTGCCGGCGACCCGCGTTACGTCCTGAAGCGCGTGGTCGCAGAGGCGGAGGAGATGGGCTTCGTCTATCACACTGGCCCAGAGCTGGAGTTCTTCCTGTTTCGCCCTGGCCCAGATGGTAACCCCACTACCAATCCCCACGACCTGGCTGGTTACTTTGATGTCTCCACAGACCTGGCTCACAACGTGCGCCGTCAAATGGTGAAGGCGCTGAACGGCTTCGGCATCGCCGTCGAGGCAGCACATCATGAGGTGGCCGTAGGCCAGCACGAGATCGACTTCCGGTACGGCCCAGCCGTGACCACAGCCGACAACGCCGTCACTTTACGGGTGACCCTGAAAGCTATTGCTCAGCGCAATGGGCTGTACTGCACGTTTATGCCCAAGCCGGTCGCCGGCATCGCTGGGTCAGGGATGCACACGCATCAGAGCCTCACCTACAAAGACACTGGAAAGAACGCCTTTGCTGACCCCAACGATGAGTATGGGCTTTCCACCATCGCCAAGCAGTTCATCGCCGGCCAGTTGGCGCACGCACGAGGCATGTCGGCGGTGATCGCGCCGCTGGTTAACTCCTACAAACGCTTAGTGCCGGGATACGAGGCGCCGGTCTACATTTCTTGGGCCAGGATCAACCGCTCAGCCCTGATCCGCATTCCGCGCGTCCATCCTGACCGTCCAGAGTCAACGCGCATCGAGCTGCGATGCCCCGATCCATCGGCAAATCCATATCTAGCCTTTGCTGTCATGCTGGCGGCTGGCCTGGATGGCATTCGCAACCAAATGGAGCCACCTCCCCCGGCGGAGGAAAACCTGTATGAGATCGGCAGCGCCCGCAGCCGGCTGCAAATGATGCCACGTTCATTAGACGAAGCGCTGAATGCGCTCGAAGCAGATGAGGTCATCCAAGCAGCCCTAGGCAGCCATGTGTATGAACGATACATAGAGGCGAAACGATTAGAGTGGGAAGAATATCGAGTCTCTGTCAGCCGATGGGAGTTAGATCGGTACTTAGCGATTTACTGA
- the pth gene encoding aminoacyl-tRNA hydrolase: protein MKMVVGLGNPGPNYERHRHNIGFQCVDLLARTHGLSFDRRYHQASLALGQIRSHCVILVKPMTFMNAVGPAVAAVARFHQVAPEDMLVIYDDLDLPLGKIRLRPKGSSGGHNGVKSLIQHLGTQAFPRLRIGIGRPIGSMDPADYVLQDFSPEQEEIMVQARERAVRAIERWLEVGIVEAMNEFNSNGSPPR from the coding sequence GTGAAAATGGTTGTGGGATTGGGGAATCCCGGTCCCAATTACGAGCGTCATCGCCACAACATAGGGTTCCAGTGTGTAGATCTGCTGGCGAGAACCCATGGGCTCTCCTTTGACCGGCGATACCATCAAGCATCCCTCGCGCTGGGGCAGATCAGATCTCACTGTGTGATCCTGGTAAAGCCGATGACCTTCATGAACGCGGTAGGGCCGGCTGTGGCCGCGGTTGCCCGTTTCCATCAGGTGGCTCCGGAGGATATGTTGGTCATCTATGATGACCTTGATCTGCCCTTGGGGAAGATCCGGTTGCGCCCCAAAGGTAGCTCTGGGGGGCACAACGGCGTCAAGTCGCTCATCCAGCATTTAGGGACTCAGGCATTCCCACGGTTGCGCATCGGCATTGGTCGGCCTATCGGCTCCATGGATCCAGCAGATTACGTGTTACAGGACTTTTCACCAGAGCAAGAGGAAATCATGGTGCAAGCGCGTGAGCGCGCTGTAAGGGCAATTGAGCGCTGGCTAGAGGTCGGGATCGTCGAGGCGATGAACGAATTCAACTCGAACGGGTCGCCTCCCAGATAG